From the genome of Vibrio navarrensis, one region includes:
- a CDS encoding IS3-like element ISVpa4 family transposase (programmed frameshift) gives MTRKRRNHSPEFKAKVALDAAKGDKTVAELAQKYNLHANQISTWKKELLENAAMIFATENHSGKESSEDVDKLHAKIGQLTMENGFFGQSARSLDRAQRKSSLVKSTPLPIKRQCELLNIARSTAYYQPIGLSAEEITLRRMIDEIHLQYPFMGSRRIRTELAKKGHSVNRKRVVRLMRDMGIGAIYPKPKTTLANKAHKVYPYLLRDIEVTYPNQAWAIDITYIPMAKGFLYLVAIIDWYSRKVLAWRLSNTMDTSFCIEALEEALKHYGPPDIFNSDQGSQFTSTEFTQKLIEHDIRISMDGKGRWVDNVFIERLWRSLKYEEVYLKAYTTPREAELEIGNYMVFYNEERNHQGLNNLTPDEAYFGRQRYAA, from the exons ATGACTAGAAAACGTAGAAACCACTCTCCTGAGTTTAAAGCTAAGGTGGCTCTCGATGCCGCTAAAGGCGATAAAACCGTCGCTGAGCTAGCTCAGAAATATAACCTGCACGCTAACCAGATCTCAACATGGAAAAAGGAGCTGCTTGAAAACGCAGCCATGATTTTTGCCACCGAAAATCACTCAGGAAAAGAGAGTTCCGAAGATGTGGACAAACTTCACGCCAAGATCGGTCAATTGACCATGGAAAATG GATTTTTTGGCCAAAGTGCTCGGTCGTTAGACCGAGCCCAGCGAAAGAGTTCGCTGGTTAAATCCACCCCATTGCCGATAAAGCGCCAATGTGAGCTGCTCAATATTGCTCGCTCTACCGCTTACTATCAGCCCATCGGACTCTCTGCTGAGGAGATCACGTTACGACGTATGATTGACGAAATTCATCTGCAGTATCCGTTTATGGGCAGTCGGCGCATTCGAACTGAGCTGGCTAAAAAGGGCCATAGCGTTAATCGTAAGCGTGTTGTTCGACTCATGCGCGATATGGGGATTGGGGCGATTTATCCCAAGCCCAAAACGACGCTGGCTAACAAAGCACACAAGGTGTATCCCTACCTGTTGCGTGATATCGAAGTCACTTACCCAAACCAAGCTTGGGCGATTGATATCACGTACATCCCGATGGCGAAGGGGTTCCTGTACCTCGTTGCGATTATCGACTGGTATAGCCGCAAAGTGCTGGCTTGGCGACTATCCAACACCATGGACACGAGTTTTTGTATCGAAGCGCTTGAGGAAGCGCTGAAGCATTATGGGCCACCTGATATCTTTAACTCAGATCAAGGCAGCCAGTTTACCAGCACAGAGTTCACACAGAAGTTAATTGAACATGACATACGTATAAGCATGGACGGGAAAGGCCGCTGGGTTGACAATGTTTTCATTGAGCGATTATGGCGAAGCCTGAAATATGAGGAGGTTTACTTAAAGGCTTATACCACGCCCCGTGAAGCCGAGCTTGAAATCGGCAACTACATGGTGTTTTATAATGAAGAGCGTAACCATCAAGGACTGAATAACCTCACTCCTGATGAGGCCTACTTCGGTAGGCAAAGATACGCAGCATGA
- the tnpB gene encoding IS66 family insertion sequence element accessory protein TnpB (TnpB, as the term is used for proteins encoded by IS66 family insertion elements, is considered an accessory protein, since TnpC, encoded by a neighboring gene, is a DDE family transposase.) yields the protein MKRMLSAPEIYLYRESVDFRKSINGLAAIIESDTDLPLGSGALFLFTNKQRDKVKVLYWDKTGFALWYKRLEKAKYKWPSKEQNEVFTLTQFELDRLLSGFTIIGHKPIEINDFTMT from the coding sequence ATGAAACGTATGCTCAGTGCTCCCGAAATCTATCTCTATCGCGAAAGCGTCGATTTTAGAAAGTCCATCAACGGCCTCGCGGCGATTATCGAAAGTGACACCGACTTACCCTTGGGCAGTGGTGCGCTGTTCCTATTCACCAACAAACAGCGCGATAAAGTCAAAGTGTTGTACTGGGATAAAACAGGCTTCGCTCTTTGGTACAAGCGCCTCGAAAAAGCCAAGTACAAGTGGCCTTCCAAAGAGCAAAATGAGGTGTTTACCCTAACTCAATTCGAGCTTGATAGACTGCTTTCTGGCTTCACGATTATCGGCCATAAACCCATTGAAATAAACGATTTTACAATGACTTAA